In the Hordeum vulgare subsp. vulgare chromosome 7H, MorexV3_pseudomolecules_assembly, whole genome shotgun sequence genome, one interval contains:
- the LOC123407870 gene encoding ATP-dependent DNA helicase DDM1-like translates to MVVAVANAAPTAVTAADGDADSPVSVLEDEKMPDAKDERNAGDSKLEAAADQSLNSVREEAADVFQEADDGDAGLVTEVMAKEEEELYRARLKAEEEEEARRREARKTFDPNQRFSKLDELLTKTQLYSEFLLEKMEQITDKAVEVKDEEEPVEEKKKGRGRKRKAKAKPKYNDKKAKTAVAAMLTRSREDHTADDSTLTEEERWEKEQANLVPLLTGGKLKSYQIKGIKWLISLWQNGLNGILADQMGLGKTIQTIGFLAHLKGNGMVGPYMVIAPLSTLSNWLNELSRFAPSLIGLIYHGDKVARAELRRKFMPKKVGPDFPIIITSFEMAMYDARLLANYQWKYVVVDEGHRLKNTNCKLLRELKRIPMENKLLLTGTPLQNNLAELWSLLNFILPDIFSSHQEFESWFDFSGKGDGEQQEETDENKRVLVVSKLHAILRPFLLRRMKEDVEHMLPRKKEIIIYANMTEHQKQIQNHLVERTFDNYLHENTDIVLRRPGIKTKLNNLLIQLRKNCGHPDLLDAAFDTSYFYPPIDKLLGQCGKFQLLDRLLDALLKRNHKVLIFSQWTKVLDILDYYLDTKGLKVCRIDGNVKLEDRRKQIAEFNDLNSGMNVFILSTRAGGLGINLTSADTCILYDSDWNPQMDLQAMDRCHRIGQTKPVHVYRLATSNSVEGRIIKRAFGKLKLEHVVIGKGQFQQDAAKPNALDEAELLALLRDEQGEEDRMIQTDISDEDLLKLMDRSDLTGPAMAPNAAHLVPLKGPGWEVVLASKSAGGMLSALTS, encoded by the exons ATGGTGGTCGCCGTGGCGAATGCCGCCCCCACCGCCGTCACGGCCGCCGACGGCGACGCCGATTCTCCTGTATCCGTTCTGGAGGACGAG AAAATGCCCGACGCCAAGGACGAGAGAAACGCCGGCGATTCGAAGCTCGAGGCCGCTGCAGATCAGTCACTGAACTCCGTCAGAGAGGAGGCGGCCGATGTGTTTCAGGAGGCCGATGACGGCGACGCTGGCCTCGTCACGGAGGTGATGGCCAAGGAGGAAGAGGAGCTGTACCGGGCCCGGCTCAAggcagaggaagaggaggaggccaGGAGGAGGGAAGCTCGCAAGACTTTTGATCCGAATCAACGGTTCAGCAAGTTGGATGAGCTGCTGACAAAGACACAGCTCTATTCTGAATTCCTGCTTGAGAAGATGGAGCAGATCACAGAT AAAGCTGTTGAAGTTAAAGATGAAGAGGAACCcgtggaagagaagaagaaagggcGCGGCAGAAAGAGGAAAGCAAAGGCTAAGCCAAAGTACAATGAT AAGAAGGCTAAGACAGCAGTCGCAGCCATGCTTACAAGATCGCGTGAAGACCATACTGCTGATGATAGTACTCTCactgaagaagaaaggtgggaaaAAGAGCAAGCCAATCTTGTTCCATTATTGACTGGAGGAAAGTTGAAATCTTACCAGATAAAGGGTATTAAGTGGTTAATATCACTGTGGCAAAACGGCCTAAATGGAATACTAGCTGATCAAATGGGCCTCGGGAAAACAATCCAGACAATTGGATTTCTTGCCCATCTCAAAGGAAATGGTATGGTCGGTCCGTACATGGTTATTGCTCCTCTTTCCACTCTGTCAAACTGGTTAAATGAGTTATCAAG GTTTGCTCCATCTCTGATTGGTCTGATTTATCATGGAGATAAAGTGGCTCGGGCAGAGCTAAGGAGGAAATTCATGCCCAAAAAAGTTGGCCCAGATTTTCCGATAATAATCACTTCATTTGAGATGGCCATGTATGATGCAAGATTGCTTGCTAATTACCAGTGGAAGTATGTTGTTGTCGATGAG GGTCATCGGTTGAAAAATACGAATTGTAAATTATTGAGGGAGTTAAAGCGCATTCCGATGGAGAATAAGCTCCTTTTGACTGGGACACCTCTTCAGAATAATCTAGCAGAGTTGTGGTCACTACTGAACTTCATTTTGCCTGATATATTCTCATCCCATCAGGAATTTGAGTCATG GTTTGATTTTTCTGGGAAGGGAGATGGGGAACAACAGGAAGAAACTGATGAGAACAAAAGAGTCCTTGTTGTCTCAAAGCTACATGCCATTTTGCGTCCATTCCTTCTAAGGCGGATGAAAGAGGATGTAGAACACATGCTTCCACGAAAGAAAGAGATAATCATCTATGCTAACATGACTGAACATCAGAAACAAATCCAGAATCACTTGGTTGAGAGGACATTCGACAACTACTTGCATGAGAACACAGATATTG TTTTGCGGAGACCTGGCATCAAGACGAAGCTAAATAATCTACTCATTCAGCTCAGGAAAAACTGTGGCCACCCTGATCTTTTGGATGCTGCATTCGACACAAGCT ACTTCTATCCACCTATTGATAAGCTTCTGGGACAATGCGGCAAATTTCAGCTGTTGGACAGGTTACTGGACGCTCTACTCAAACGAAATCACAAG GTCCTAATATTTTCACAGTGGACAAAAGTTCTGGACATCCTTGACTATTATTTGGATACAAAAGGTCTGAAGGTTTGCAGAATTGATGGTAATGTCAAGCTGGAAGACAGGAGGAAGCAG ATAGCGGAGTTTAATGACTTGAACAGTGGTATGAATGTCTTCATTCTAAGCACGCGTGCTGGGGGGCTTGGTATCAACCTTACTTCTGCTGATACTTGCATCCTATATGACAGTGACTGG AACCCTCAAATGGATTTACAGGCTATGGATCGATGCCATCgcattggtcaaacaaaacctgtTCATGTTTATCGGTTGGCAACATCGAATTCTGTTGAG GGACGGATTATCAAGAGAGCTTTTGGAAAGCTGAAGCTAGAGCATGTGGTGATTGGGAAGGgacagtttcaacaagatgccgcTAAGCCTAACGCCTTAGAT GAGGCGGAGCTGCTGGCGCTGCTGAGGGATGAGCAGGGTGAGGAAGACAGGATGATCCAGACGGATATCAGCGATGAGGACCTTCTGAAGCTGATGGACCGGAGTGACCTCACCGGCCCTGCCATGGCTCCCAATGCAGCCCATCTTGTCCCCTTGAAAGGGCCTGGCTGGGAGGTGGTTCTGGCCTCGAAGAGTGCTGGGGGCATGCTCTCGGCGCTCACCAGCTGA